From the Photobacterium sp. GJ3 genome, one window contains:
- a CDS encoding siderophore-interacting protein, translating to MQKRLQPKTFTVQQTFNLSPAMRRIVLTGEAVRQLPADSAGQYVKLLFTPDGSTDLSGLADDQRPVLRTYTISEFDAGNGTLAIDFVKHHHAGEVNPETGGYASHWAMHASVGDTISLGGPNTIQGLSDGCDWVLLIGDMTALPSIQLKLARFAADARGYVVLDLHSNADLPDLKLPAGITLIVRTSESTASLSERVSALTWLSGTPAIWCACEFSQMRAIRQHLNQQPDFDRKTCYISSYWKEGVTEDGHKVLKRDDQESYAG from the coding sequence ATGCAAAAACGATTACAACCCAAAACATTCACCGTGCAACAAACTTTTAACCTCTCCCCGGCGATGCGCCGTATCGTGCTGACCGGCGAAGCGGTCCGCCAGCTCCCGGCTGACAGCGCCGGACAATATGTAAAACTGCTCTTCACGCCGGACGGCAGCACCGACCTCAGTGGGCTGGCAGACGATCAGCGCCCCGTCCTTCGCACTTACACCATCAGCGAGTTTGATGCCGGAAACGGCACATTGGCGATTGATTTTGTGAAACATCACCACGCAGGGGAAGTCAATCCGGAAACCGGTGGCTACGCCAGCCACTGGGCGATGCATGCCAGCGTGGGGGACACCATTTCACTGGGTGGTCCAAATACCATTCAGGGGCTGTCTGACGGGTGTGACTGGGTGTTGCTGATTGGCGATATGACCGCTTTGCCTTCCATTCAATTGAAACTCGCCCGCTTCGCGGCAGACGCCAGGGGTTATGTGGTGCTGGATCTGCACAGCAATGCAGATTTGCCTGATCTCAAGCTGCCCGCAGGCATAACGCTGATCGTCCGAACCTCAGAAAGCACCGCATCTCTGTCTGAACGCGTGAGCGCGCTGACCTGGCTGTCCGGCACGCCGGCCATCTGGTGCGCGTGTGAATTCAGTCAGATGCGGGCAATTCGTCAGCATCTGAATCAGCAGCCGGATTTTGATCGCAAAACCTGTTATATCAGCAGCTACTGGAAGGAAGGCGTCACGGAAGACGGACACAAAGTGCTTAAGCGGGATGATCAGGAAAGCTATGCCGGATAA
- a CDS encoding recombinase family protein — protein MPNLYGYIRLSPKMTDPEALVRQITEVSPDLQLFRETGIRGNIPAEARPQYRALCEALQPGDQLVVRWITDLGFHFDACHQTLRQLLDQGIIVRTLTQPLTFKAECPITDALLLMLKGYASSQTQQRLWAAEASRHTLRKDSAAWQEKFRGRRANHALHREIAQLLRSGKTLQSVAKETGASLSTVKRVKAKMQQNDL, from the coding sequence ATGCCCAATCTGTATGGCTATATTCGGTTGTCACCGAAAATGACCGATCCGGAAGCCTTAGTCCGGCAAATCACCGAAGTCAGCCCTGATCTTCAGCTGTTTCGGGAAACCGGGATCCGAGGCAATATTCCGGCCGAAGCACGTCCGCAGTACCGCGCTCTGTGTGAAGCGCTGCAGCCGGGCGATCAGTTGGTCGTGCGATGGATTACCGATCTGGGTTTTCACTTTGATGCCTGCCACCAGACCCTCCGGCAACTGCTGGATCAAGGCATAATCGTCCGCACACTGACCCAGCCACTGACATTCAAAGCGGAATGCCCGATCACGGATGCCTTGCTACTGATGCTGAAAGGCTATGCCAGCTCGCAGACACAGCAGCGATTATGGGCCGCCGAAGCCAGCCGTCACACACTGCGCAAAGACTCGGCCGCCTGGCAGGAGAAATTCCGGGGCCGCCGCGCGAACCATGCGCTGCATCGTGAAATCGCGCAGTTACTCCGGTCCGGTAAAACCCTGCAAAGCGTGGCCAAGGAAACCGGTGCCAGTCTGTCGACCGTCAAACGTGTCAAAGCAAAGATGCAGCAAAACGATCTGTAA
- a CDS encoding GNAT family N-acetyltransferase — translation MHVKVRALTPADLQPYREVRLESLRLHPECFGASYEAQRQLPQMHFEQKIASQDPHYTMLGAFDGELLIGLCGVSALEIHVALITQMYVKSAYQGYGVGQILIDAAKRIAVAAHQAHVLQLNVFPHNLPAKRRYEQAGFQVAGQTDGELNMVLTLR, via the coding sequence ATGCATGTAAAAGTACGGGCGCTAACGCCTGCCGATCTTCAGCCTTACCGGGAAGTTCGTCTGGAAAGTCTGCGTTTGCATCCCGAGTGTTTTGGTGCCAGTTATGAGGCGCAGCGGCAGTTACCTCAAATGCATTTTGAACAGAAAATTGCATCGCAGGATCCGCACTATACGATGTTGGGCGCTTTTGATGGTGAATTACTGATTGGACTCTGTGGTGTCTCAGCGTTGGAAATTCACGTGGCGTTGATCACGCAGATGTATGTGAAATCTGCCTATCAGGGGTACGGAGTCGGCCAGATTCTGATTGATGCGGCAAAGCGCATCGCGGTTGCCGCTCATCAGGCGCATGTCCTTCAGCTGAATGTGTTTCCGCATAATCTTCCGGCGAAACGTCGCTATGAACAGGCGGGCTTTCAGGTGGCCGGTCAAACCGATGGAGAACTGAACATGGTGCTGACTTTACGATGA
- a CDS encoding GNAT family N-acetyltransferase: MIEFRHVDPTLVPMALLLEADPSETCIRAYLNDAYCLAAVVGGEILGVCVAKETKPGIYEIFNLAVDPLYQQQGIGSQLLSALFPRLKKLGVDVVELGTGTFGYQLTFYQKMGFRVVSVVKDFFTDHYEEPIFEHGLQHRDMLRLRLNFAEQ, translated from the coding sequence ATGATTGAATTCCGACATGTCGATCCAACACTGGTTCCTATGGCGTTGTTGCTTGAAGCTGATCCGTCAGAAACCTGTATTCGGGCTTACTTGAATGATGCGTATTGTCTGGCGGCGGTTGTTGGGGGAGAAATTTTGGGTGTCTGTGTCGCCAAAGAGACGAAACCCGGCATTTATGAGATTTTCAATCTGGCTGTTGATCCGCTCTATCAGCAGCAGGGCATTGGCTCACAGCTGCTGTCAGCATTGTTTCCCCGGCTGAAAAAGCTCGGTGTGGATGTTGTCGAGCTGGGCACGGGCACTTTTGGCTACCAGCTGACGTTTTATCAGAAAATGGGGTTTCGGGTGGTATCCGTCGTGAAAGATTTTTTTACGGACCATTATGAGGAACCCATTTTTGAGCATGGCTTACAGCACCGGGATATGCTCCGATTGCGTTTGAATTTTGCGGAGCAATAG
- a CDS encoding transporter substrate-binding domain-containing protein gives MPLSVDDCRAVWRNWTRCLVTGLALLSSVSVLAAQGREVIVIGGDHHYPPYEFINDDGEPDGYNTELTRAIAEVMGIQIEFRMGGWEDIRRQLDQGEIDIVQGMVQSSARQQRYSFSPPHAIVHQSVFARKGAEPILGLADLSGKSVIVQHSGAMHDFLNHQQPGAGLVLVDSHADALRLLASGQHDYALVANLPGLYTGKALELSNIIPVGRPLGAQHYGYAVLKGNEDLLAQFSEGLAILKNTGRQQAIYDKWLGPLENQSVSWKQLGMAAAVVSGILLLVLGGIMIWNRALSREVARRTEAQQLQQQQLIQADKMTSLGILVSGMAHEINNPSSLLLLNLPLLKDAYQDAEDILEAHYQQHGDFSLGGLSYSRMRDEIPSMLDEMLEGTQRIRRIVDDLRDFARQEPTNCRDHVDLNTVTAAAIRLVDRTISQSTHHFSVTYGDNLPDFEGNAQRIEQVVINLIINACQALSSPEQAIQVRTAYLPVERKLTLVVRDQGQGIDPEHVSRLSDPFFTTKREQGGTGLGLSISFSIVSEHGGTLTYDSIPQQGTCVTLALPAHQRNSDS, from the coding sequence ATGCCTCTGAGCGTAGATGACTGTCGTGCTGTATGGCGGAACTGGACTCGTTGTCTGGTTACCGGTCTGGCTTTGCTGAGTAGTGTCAGTGTGCTGGCAGCCCAAGGCCGCGAAGTGATCGTGATTGGTGGCGATCATCATTATCCGCCTTACGAGTTTATCAATGACGATGGCGAGCCGGATGGATACAACACCGAGCTAACCCGTGCGATCGCTGAAGTCATGGGCATTCAGATTGAATTCCGGATGGGTGGCTGGGAAGATATCCGGCGTCAGTTGGATCAGGGCGAGATTGATATCGTACAGGGGATGGTGCAATCCAGTGCCCGGCAACAGCGGTATAGCTTTTCTCCTCCGCACGCCATTGTGCATCAGTCTGTTTTTGCCCGAAAAGGGGCTGAACCGATTTTGGGTTTAGCTGACCTCAGCGGCAAATCGGTCATCGTGCAGCACAGCGGTGCCATGCATGACTTTCTGAACCATCAGCAACCCGGTGCCGGACTGGTTCTGGTGGACTCTCATGCCGATGCCCTCCGGTTGCTGGCCTCCGGTCAACATGATTACGCGCTGGTCGCCAATCTGCCCGGATTGTATACCGGCAAGGCCCTGGAGCTGTCGAATATCATTCCGGTGGGACGGCCGCTGGGCGCGCAGCATTACGGTTATGCGGTGCTGAAAGGGAATGAAGATCTGCTGGCCCAATTCAGCGAAGGGCTGGCGATTCTGAAAAACACGGGCCGCCAGCAGGCGATTTACGACAAATGGCTGGGACCGCTGGAAAACCAGAGCGTGAGTTGGAAGCAATTGGGCATGGCTGCCGCTGTGGTGTCGGGGATTCTGTTGCTGGTGCTGGGCGGCATTATGATCTGGAACCGTGCCCTCAGCCGGGAGGTGGCCCGCAGAACAGAAGCGCAGCAATTGCAGCAACAGCAACTGATTCAGGCCGATAAAATGACGTCTCTGGGCATCTTAGTGTCCGGGATGGCGCATGAGATCAATAATCCCAGCAGTCTGTTATTGCTGAATCTGCCGTTGCTGAAAGATGCCTATCAGGATGCGGAAGACATTCTGGAAGCGCATTACCAGCAGCATGGCGATTTTTCGCTGGGCGGTTTGTCTTACAGCCGGATGCGGGATGAAATTCCATCGATGCTGGATGAGATGCTGGAAGGCACCCAGCGGATTCGTCGCATTGTGGACGATTTAAGAGATTTCGCCCGTCAGGAACCCACCAATTGCCGTGATCATGTGGATCTGAATACAGTCACAGCGGCAGCGATTCGTTTAGTGGATCGCACGATTTCCCAGTCTACGCATCACTTTTCGGTAACTTACGGCGATAACCTCCCTGATTTTGAAGGGAACGCACAACGCATTGAACAGGTGGTGATTAATCTGATCATCAATGCCTGTCAGGCCCTGAGTTCACCGGAACAGGCGATTCAGGTCCGGACTGCATACCTCCCTGTGGAGAGAAAACTTACTCTGGTAGTACGGGATCAGGGACAGGGCATTGATCCTGAGCATGTGTCGCGTCTGAGCGATCCTTTCTTTACCACCAAACGGGAGCAGGGCGGAACCGGGCTGGGACTGTCGATTTCGTTCAGTATTGTCAGTGAACATGGCGGGACACTCACTTACGACTCCATTCCTCAGCAAGGTACCTGCGTGACACTGGCACTGCCTGCCCATCAAAGGAATTCTGATTCATGA
- a CDS encoding sigma-54 dependent transcriptional regulator, which yields MNSNPYPAFGVLLVDDEPAFLRSLSIVLERRGGINHIFQCQDSREAIAMIERENIGLVLLDLTMPHLSGEALLTQIKAEFPEVAVIIISGLNQAETAMNCIRLGAHDYFVKTTEENRLVEGVKRVILLQEMQAENYALRRRFLTDTLERPEVFARIITRDKAMRSVFQYLESVAPSSQPVMICGESGVGKELIARALHRLSNRNGPLISVNVAGLDDNVFADTLFGHHRGAFTGADAARGGLIEQAAGGMLFLDEIGDLSQASQVKLLRLIQEGEYYPLGSDRPKRLKARIVVATHQDLVRKQEAGEFRKDLYYRLKTHQVDIPPLRKRRQDIPLLLEHFLQEAADELGKEKPTIPKELPVLLANYTFPGNIRELRALAYDAMSQHRARMLSMDVFRRVLAQQKSDPESVAQAEVMLFDPDLPLPSLQDIGDLLTQEAMRRSDGNQSLAARLLGISQPALSKRLKKTQMGE from the coding sequence ATGAATAGCAATCCATACCCGGCATTTGGCGTTTTACTGGTTGATGATGAACCGGCTTTTTTACGAAGTCTGAGCATTGTGCTGGAACGCCGTGGCGGGATTAACCATATATTTCAGTGTCAGGACAGCCGTGAAGCGATCGCAATGATAGAGCGGGAAAATATCGGGCTGGTGCTGTTGGATCTGACGATGCCGCATTTGTCCGGTGAAGCCTTGCTGACGCAGATCAAAGCCGAATTTCCGGAAGTCGCAGTGATCATTATCAGCGGTCTGAATCAGGCTGAAACGGCAATGAATTGTATCCGGCTTGGGGCCCATGATTATTTCGTGAAAACCACGGAAGAGAACCGGCTGGTGGAAGGGGTGAAGCGCGTCATTTTACTGCAGGAGATGCAGGCAGAAAATTACGCTCTGCGTCGCCGTTTTCTCACCGATACACTGGAAAGGCCGGAGGTGTTCGCCAGGATCATCACTCGGGATAAGGCGATGCGCTCGGTGTTTCAGTATCTGGAGTCGGTCGCTCCCAGCAGCCAGCCCGTGATGATATGCGGTGAAAGCGGGGTCGGCAAAGAGCTGATTGCCCGGGCGCTGCATCGTTTAAGCAACCGGAATGGTCCGTTGATCAGCGTGAATGTGGCCGGGCTGGACGACAATGTCTTTGCGGATACCTTGTTCGGCCATCATCGCGGGGCTTTTACCGGAGCAGATGCGGCTCGCGGCGGGCTGATTGAGCAGGCCGCGGGCGGGATGCTCTTTCTGGATGAGATTGGCGATCTGAGTCAGGCCTCGCAAGTGAAATTACTGCGGCTGATTCAGGAGGGGGAATATTACCCGCTTGGCAGCGACCGGCCCAAACGCCTGAAAGCCAGAATTGTGGTGGCCACGCATCAGGATCTGGTCCGGAAACAGGAGGCTGGTGAGTTCCGCAAAGATCTGTATTACCGGCTTAAAACGCATCAGGTCGATATTCCGCCACTGCGAAAACGCCGTCAGGATATTCCGCTACTGCTCGAGCATTTTTTGCAGGAAGCCGCCGATGAGCTGGGCAAAGAAAAGCCAACGATTCCTAAGGAGCTGCCAGTGTTGCTGGCTAATTACACCTTTCCCGGCAACATTCGGGAATTACGGGCGCTGGCCTATGATGCGATGAGTCAGCATCGCGCCAGAATGCTGTCGATGGATGTGTTCCGACGGGTACTGGCGCAGCAAAAGTCCGATCCTGAATCTGTCGCGCAGGCAGAAGTCATGCTGTTCGATCCGGATCTGCCTTTGCCTTCGTTACAGGACATCGGGGATTTACTGACACAGGAAGCGATGCGCCGCTCAGACGGCAATCAGTCACTGGCGGCCAGACTGCTCGGGATTTCGCAGCCTGCGTTGAGTAAGCGGTTGAAGAAAACCCAAATGGGTGAATGA
- a CDS encoding dicarboxylate/amino acid:cation symporter — MDQASVKPSPKGVWGRLALWKKILVGMILGVIAGSLMGPDAELLKPIGTLFVNAIKMLIVPLVFCSLVVGVTSMQDTRKMGRIGAKSIVIYLGTTAVAISVGLGLSHILAPGAGLGMTASAAAADAKEAPTLVQTILSLIPNNPISALAAGNILQIIVFALGLGVALNLCGEKGKPAVQVFESLAEAMYKLTELVMKLAPYGIFGLMAWVAGKYGLEILLPLFKVIGVAYLGSVILVLLFYPAVIQVVGRLNPVPYIKGIMTPAAVAFTTTSSSGTLPASIKCAREDLGVSKGVSSFVLPLGATINMDGTALYQGVAALFVAQAFGIQLEFADYVTIVMTATLASIGTAGVPGAGLIMLSLVLTTVGLPMEGLAIIAGIDRILDMARTTVNVCGDLMVSVLVGRSEGELDESIYYSAEGENLKVKEETA; from the coding sequence ATGGATCAAGCAAGCGTGAAGCCGTCGCCGAAAGGGGTTTGGGGCCGACTGGCATTGTGGAAAAAAATTCTGGTCGGGATGATTTTGGGGGTGATCGCCGGCAGTCTGATGGGCCCGGATGCCGAGCTGCTGAAACCGATTGGTACATTGTTTGTGAATGCAATCAAAATGCTGATTGTGCCCCTGGTATTTTGTTCGCTGGTTGTGGGTGTGACTTCAATGCAAGACACCCGGAAAATGGGCCGGATTGGCGCAAAGTCAATTGTGATCTATCTGGGCACGACCGCTGTGGCCATCAGTGTGGGTCTGGGCCTGTCGCATATTCTGGCACCGGGCGCCGGACTGGGAATGACAGCTTCTGCTGCTGCCGCAGATGCGAAAGAAGCGCCAACTCTGGTTCAGACCATTCTCAGTCTGATTCCGAATAACCCGATCAGCGCGCTGGCTGCGGGGAATATTCTCCAAATTATTGTGTTTGCGCTGGGTCTGGGTGTTGCATTGAACCTGTGTGGTGAAAAAGGCAAACCAGCAGTACAAGTGTTTGAAAGTCTGGCGGAAGCCATGTACAAACTGACCGAACTGGTGATGAAGCTCGCGCCTTACGGGATTTTCGGCCTGATGGCTTGGGTCGCCGGTAAATACGGCCTGGAAATTCTGCTGCCGCTGTTCAAGGTGATTGGGGTGGCCTATCTGGGGAGTGTGATCCTGGTATTGCTGTTCTATCCTGCTGTAATTCAGGTGGTGGGCCGTTTGAATCCTGTGCCTTATATCAAAGGGATCATGACACCGGCTGCCGTTGCGTTCACAACAACCAGTAGTTCAGGGACGCTGCCTGCGAGTATCAAATGTGCCCGTGAAGATCTGGGTGTCTCGAAAGGTGTTTCCAGTTTTGTCTTGCCGCTGGGTGCAACCATCAATATGGACGGCACGGCCCTGTATCAGGGGGTTGCAGCACTGTTTGTTGCTCAGGCTTTTGGTATCCAGTTGGAATTTGCGGACTACGTGACCATTGTCATGACGGCGACACTGGCGTCGATTGGTACGGCAGGCGTGCCGGGGGCTGGTCTGATTATGTTGTCGCTGGTGCTGACGACGGTTGGCCTGCCAATGGAAGGTCTGGCAATTATCGCCGGTATCGATCGGATTCTGGACATGGCCCGGACCACTGTGAACGTTTGTGGCGACCTGATGGTGTCTGTTCTGGTTGGTCGCAGTGAGGGCGAGCTGGATGAAAGCATCTATTACAGTGCTGAGGGCGAAAACCTGAAAGTGAAAGAAGAAACCGCCTGA
- the aspA gene encoding aspartate ammonia-lyase has protein sequence MLDIAQKVRIEEDLLGTREIPANAYYGIHSLRAYENFNISSMRISDIPEFVRGMVFTKKAAARANMALGSIPSDVGQMIIQACDLILETGKCMDQFISDVYQGGAGTSVNMNTNEVIANVALELMGREKGEYHIINPNDHVNKSQSTNCAYPTGFRIAVYHSIMKLLGSIEHLQAAFDAKSVEFSDVLKMGRTQLQDAVPMTVGQEFRAFSVLLKEEIKNLHYAAALLLEVNLGATAIGTGLNAPAGYQALAVQYLAEATGLDCVPAEDLIEATSDCGAYVTVHAALKRLAVKMSKVSNDLRLLSSGPRAGLNEINLPEMQAGSSIMPAKVNPVIPEVVNQVCFKVIGNDTTVTMAAEAGQLQLNVMEPVIGQALFESIELLGNACINLADKCVSGITVNRQICEDYVFNSIGIVTYLNPYIGHHEGDIVGKICAETGRSVKEVALERGLLSEDDLNDIFSAQNLMRPVYKAKLYS, from the coding sequence ATGTTAGACATTGCCCAAAAGGTACGTATTGAAGAAGACCTGCTCGGCACACGTGAAATCCCTGCGAATGCATATTACGGTATTCACTCCCTGCGCGCTTACGAGAATTTTAATATTTCATCCATGCGTATTTCGGATATTCCGGAATTTGTGCGTGGCATGGTTTTTACCAAAAAAGCAGCCGCACGAGCGAATATGGCGCTGGGTTCGATTCCATCCGATGTTGGTCAGATGATTATTCAGGCCTGCGATCTGATTCTGGAAACCGGCAAGTGCATGGATCAGTTTATTTCAGATGTTTATCAGGGCGGCGCTGGCACCTCGGTCAACATGAACACCAATGAAGTGATCGCAAACGTTGCCTTGGAACTGATGGGTCGTGAAAAGGGTGAGTACCACATCATTAACCCGAATGATCACGTGAACAAAAGTCAGTCGACCAACTGTGCGTATCCGACAGGCTTCCGCATTGCGGTCTATCACAGCATCATGAAACTGCTGGGCTCAATTGAGCATCTGCAGGCAGCATTCGATGCGAAAAGCGTAGAATTTTCCGACGTGCTGAAGATGGGCCGTACCCAGCTTCAGGATGCCGTGCCAATGACGGTCGGCCAGGAATTCCGTGCCTTCAGCGTGCTACTGAAAGAAGAGATTAAAAACCTGCATTACGCTGCCGCGCTGCTGCTGGAAGTGAATTTGGGTGCAACCGCCATCGGTACTGGTCTGAATGCCCCCGCGGGTTATCAGGCGCTGGCTGTGCAATATCTGGCGGAAGCAACAGGTCTGGACTGCGTACCGGCAGAAGATCTGATTGAGGCGACCTCAGATTGCGGCGCTTATGTGACTGTACATGCGGCCCTGAAACGTCTGGCGGTGAAAATGTCCAAGGTGTCGAATGACCTGCGCTTGCTGTCATCCGGCCCGCGTGCTGGTCTGAATGAAATCAACCTGCCTGAAATGCAGGCGGGCTCATCCATCATGCCAGCAAAAGTAAACCCAGTGATTCCGGAAGTGGTGAATCAGGTGTGCTTTAAGGTGATCGGCAATGACACCACAGTGACCATGGCTGCGGAAGCAGGCCAGTTGCAACTGAACGTGATGGAGCCTGTGATTGGCCAGGCACTGTTTGAATCGATTGAACTGCTGGGCAATGCCTGCATCAATCTGGCGGACAAATGTGTGTCGGGTATTACCGTGAACCGTCAGATCTGTGAAGATTACGTGTTTAACTCAATCGGTATCGTGACTTATCTGAATCCGTACATCGGCCATCATGAAGGCGATATCGTCGGTAAGATTTGTGCAGAAACCGGCCGCAGCGTGAAGGAAGTTGCGCTGGAGCGCGGGTTACTGAGTGAAGATGATCTGAACGATATCTTCTCGGCACAGAATCTGATGCGCCCGGTGTATAAAGCCAAGCTGTATAGCTGA
- a CDS encoding arylsulfatase, which produces MNTNHFRWLYFILLLVIASVSVGASAATDKPNILVIFGDDIGQTNVSAYSMGVVGYRTPNIDRIASEGMIFTDYYAEQSCTAGRSTFITGQSTYRTGLSKVGLPGADLGLQKEDPTIAELLKPLGYATGQFGKNHLGDRDEFLPTSHGFDEFFGNLYHLNAEEEPENFNYPQDEAFRKKYSPRGVIHSTADGKIEDTGPLSRKRMETVDEETLDAAIQFMEKSVKDEKPFFVWWNATRMHLYTHVKEANRDKPGLNARTEYADGMIEHDSHVGILLDKLDEMNIADNTIVIYTTDNGPHKNTWPDGGLSPFRSEKNTNWEGAFRVPAMIRWPGKIKANQVSNEIISGLDWLPTLLAAAGDADVKDKLLKGMKANGETFKVHLDGYNQLPYLTGKEEKSPRKDFFYFNDDGQLVAMRFESWKIVFMEQRVPGTLRVWAEPFIPLRLPKIFNLRADPYESADITSNTYYEWVLRHAFLLVPAQQYVAQFLETFKEFPPRQKPASFNLDEVMRKLSESQNH; this is translated from the coding sequence ATGAATACGAATCATTTTAGGTGGCTGTATTTTATTTTGTTGCTGGTTATTGCATCGGTTTCAGTGGGTGCCTCTGCTGCAACAGACAAACCCAACATTCTTGTCATATTCGGAGATGATATCGGGCAGACGAATGTCTCCGCATATTCGATGGGAGTAGTGGGGTATCGCACCCCGAACATTGACCGAATTGCTTCGGAAGGCATGATCTTTACAGATTATTATGCTGAACAGAGTTGTACTGCAGGTCGCTCAACATTTATAACCGGGCAATCGACTTATCGGACCGGTTTGTCCAAAGTCGGTTTGCCGGGCGCTGATTTAGGGTTGCAGAAAGAAGACCCGACCATTGCGGAACTGCTGAAGCCTCTCGGTTACGCCACGGGTCAGTTTGGTAAAAACCACTTGGGTGATCGGGATGAGTTTTTGCCAACAAGTCATGGATTTGATGAATTCTTTGGTAACCTCTATCACTTGAATGCAGAAGAAGAACCTGAAAATTTTAACTACCCTCAAGATGAAGCATTCAGGAAAAAATATAGCCCTCGTGGTGTCATTCATTCCACGGCTGACGGCAAAATTGAAGATACCGGTCCTTTATCAAGAAAACGTATGGAAACCGTGGATGAAGAAACCTTAGATGCTGCAATCCAATTTATGGAAAAGTCAGTGAAAGATGAAAAGCCGTTTTTCGTTTGGTGGAATGCAACACGAATGCATTTATATACTCATGTGAAAGAGGCGAATCGTGATAAACCGGGACTTAACGCCAGAACTGAATATGCAGATGGTATGATCGAACATGACAGCCATGTGGGTATTTTGCTCGACAAACTGGATGAAATGAACATTGCTGATAACACCATCGTCATTTATACAACGGATAACGGCCCGCATAAAAATACCTGGCCAGATGGTGGTTTGAGTCCATTCCGGAGTGAGAAAAACACCAATTGGGAAGGTGCATTCCGTGTCCCTGCGATGATTCGCTGGCCTGGGAAAATCAAAGCGAATCAGGTTTCAAATGAGATCATCAGTGGACTGGACTGGTTACCGACTTTGCTTGCAGCTGCAGGTGACGCCGATGTGAAAGACAAACTGCTCAAAGGGATGAAAGCCAATGGTGAGACGTTCAAAGTACACTTAGATGGTTATAATCAGCTTCCTTATCTGACCGGTAAAGAAGAAAAGTCGCCACGAAAAGATTTTTTCTATTTTAATGATGATGGTCAACTGGTGGCAATGCGGTTTGAAAGCTGGAAAATTGTCTTTATGGAGCAACGCGTTCCGGGCACTTTAAGGGTCTGGGCTGAACCTTTCATCCCGCTACGTTTGCCGAAGATCTTTAATTTGCGTGCTGATCCCTATGAATCGGCAGATATTACTTCAAATACATATTATGAGTGGGTACTCCGTCATGCGTTTTTGCTAGTGCCTGCGCAGCAGTATGTGGCTCAGTTCCTGGAAACATTTAAAGAGTTTCCACCCAGACAAAAACCTGCGTCATTTAATCTGGATGAAGTCATGCGAAAGCTATCTGAATCACAGAATCATTAA